The genomic region TGAATTACCCTTACAGGAGTTACCGGAGAACATCAGTCTCAATCTGAAAAAATCACTGCCCCTGCGCTACGGCGAGAATCCCCACCAGCCGGCCGGGTTCTATCTGCCGGCCGGGGTCGAGCCGCCGTTCGAGCAGATCCACGGCAAGGAGATATCCTACAACAACATCCTGGACATGGGGGCGGTCTGGGAACTGGTGTCCGAGTTCTCCGACCCCTGCTGCGTGATCCTAAAACATACCAATCCCTGCGGCTGCGCCTGCGCCAAGGACCTGAAAGCCGCCTACCGGCTGGCCCGGGACGGGGAGCTGCCCCCGGCTCCCATCTCCCGCTTCGGGGGGATCATCGCGGTCAACCGTCCGCTGGACATCGAGGCCGCCGAGGAGATCACCGGCCCCAACAGTTTTTACGAAGTGATAGCCGCGCCGGATTTCCTGCCGGGGGTCAAAGAGATCTTTGCCAACCGCAAGGGCTGGGGGCCGAACGTCCGGCTGGTCAGGATAACAAAAAATCCCGCCAGCCATTATCTGCTGCGCTCGGTCTGGGGCGGGGCGCTGGCCCAGGCTCCGGATGCCGCAACTTTAGATGAATCCAAGTTATCGCAGGCCACCGCCAACAAGCCCACGGCGGCCCAGATGGAAGACCTTATCTTTGCATTCAAAATAGTCAAGCATGTCAAGTCCAACGCCATAGTCATTGCCAAGGACAAACAGCTGATCGGCATGGGGGCCGGGCAGCCCAACC from bacterium harbors:
- the purH gene encoding bifunctional phosphoribosylaminoimidazolecarboxamide formyltransferase/IMP cyclohydrolase yields the protein MTNKRVIISVFDKTGIADFAKKLSTAGYQIVSSGGTAKYLREQGLTVTDVSDVTKFPEMLDGRVKTLHPRIHAGILARRDVPEHMAKLKEHDILPVDIVAVNLYPFEATVARPGVTDEEAIENIDIGGPSLIRAAAKNHQDVAVVTSPDQYQAVISELGSSGQVSYKTKRELAQKAFALTAGYDAAINQYFIRVQAGAIRELPLQELPENISLNLKKSLPLRYGENPHQPAGFYLPAGVEPPFEQIHGKEISYNNILDMGAVWELVSEFSDPCCVILKHTNPCGCACAKDLKAAYRLARDGELPPAPISRFGGIIAVNRPLDIEAAEEITGPNSFYEVIAAPDFLPGVKEIFANRKGWGPNVRLVRITKNPASHYLLRSVWGGALAQAPDAATLDESKLSQATANKPTAAQMEDLIFAFKIVKHVKSNAIVIAKDKQLIGMGAGQPN